GGTTAATCCTACCTGCGCATTCATGTTGGCACCGTCCATGTACACAAGTCCACCTTGCTGATGAATGATTTCACATATTTCCCTGATAGAAGTCTCAAAAACTCCATGCGTGGATGGGTAAGTTACCATGAGACAGGCCAGATTGTCTTTGTATTGACTGGCTTTGGCCTTGATATCCTCCACAATGATATTTCCATTTTCATCACAAGCGGTCACCACCACTTCCATTCCTGCTACGACCGCTGATGCCGGATTTGTTCCATGGGCTGAAGAAGGTATCAGTGCAATATTTCTTTTATGGTCACCTCTGGATTCATGATAGGCTTTAATAGTCAAAAGTCCTGCAAATTCTCCTTGTGCGCCGGAATTTGGTTGGAGCGAACAAGCTGTGAATCCGGTTACCTGACAAAGATATTCTTCCAGTTCATGAATCATCGTCAGATATCCTTCTGCCTGATTGGCGGGCACGAAAGGATGAATGTCGCTGAACTCCGGCCACGAAACCGGTATTAACTCTGTTGCTGCATTCAGCTTCATCGTACAGGAACCAAGCGAAATCATCGAATGAACCAGCGAGAGATCTTTATTTTCAAGTCTTTTAATGTATCTCATCATGGCAGACTCGGTCTGGTTGATGCTAAAAATCTGATGCGTCAGGTACTCTGAAGTCCTGATGATGGTAGATGGAATTTTTAAACCTGAGGTAGGCAAGATCATTGCAGCCTGATTCTTTCCCGAGGCCTTCGCAAATATGGTAGTAATTAAATTGAGTTCTTCTTCTGTCACCGTTTCATCAAGACTTATCTGAACTCCTTCAGAGGTGTACCAAAAATTCATCTGGTGAGCTTCTGCAATTTCTTTTATCTGTGCTGTGCTGGATTGATCAGCTTTAATGGCGAGGGTGTCAAAAAAGTACTCATTTAATAATTTGTAGCCCATTGAGGTAAGCGAATTTCCCAGGCTGGTTGCCATGTCATGAGTTCTGCGGGCTATGGCATACAATCCGTCGGGTCCATGATAAACTCCATACATGGAAGCCATGATTGCCAACAATGCCTGAGCAGTACAAATATTGGAAGTCGCTTTCTCTCTGCGAATGTGTTGCTCTCTGGTTTGCAATGCCATTCTGAGGGCACGATTACCATGATCATCAATAGACACCCCAATAATTCTGCCCGGCATATCTCTCTTGAATTCTTCTGTGGTGGCGAAAAAAGCTGCATGGGGCCCTCCAAAACCAAAAGGCACACCAAAACGCTGACTGTTTCCCAGTGCCACATCAGCTCCCAACTCGCCCGGTGACTTTAACATACACAATGCCAACAAATCAGTAGCCATGGCTACCAAACAACCCTTTGATTTGGCTTTTGCAATAAATCCACTGTAATCAGTGACAGCTCCGGTTTTATCCGGATACTGAATCAAAACACCAAAACAGTTGGCAGGAATTTCTTCTTTCTCAACATTACCCACCACTATCTTAATGTTCTTTGGCCAGGCTCTTGCTTGCAAGACATCCAGGGTCTGGTCGTAAACGCGCTGATCTACAAAAAATACGTTGGGAGATTCTTCCTTGTTCCTTTTCTCTTTTGCATGATAAAACATGGACATTGCTTCTCCGGCAGCGGTTCCTTCATCAAGTAATGAGGCACTGGCAATCGGCAATCCGCAAAGGTCAGAAACCATTGTTTGGTAGTTAAGTAAAGCCTCCAATCTTCCTTGTGCAATTTCAGCCTGATAAGGGGTATATTGCGTATACCAACCCGGATTCTGAAATACATTTCTAGAAATTACTGATGGGGTGATGGTTCCAAAATATCCCTGCCCAATAAAACTTCGGTTTAACTTATTTTTTTGTCCAATTTGCTTGAGCGTACTTAAATAATCAAACTCTGATAGGGCTTGAGGGATCTTCATTGGATCCTTCAGTCGGATACCATCCGGTACCGTTTGCTCAATAAGCTGATCCAGACTTTGGACGCCAATAGTCTTAAGCATGTCCACCAGATCAGCCCCTATGGTGCCAATATGTCTATTCTCAAATTTGTCGTGTCTTGCAAATGGATTCATATTTTATGTATTTGGTCCGCAAAAATAGCTCAGTCCTTTATTAAACGGTAAAAAATCAACGCTTTTAATTAAGCTATTAAATCATACCATTTCACAGGTTTAGCCTATCCTGTCAACAATTTAAATACCAGCTGACCCAACCCAGGGATCTGTTCTGTGTATCTGTAAATTCAAACAATTAAATCAGTCATCAGTTATGAAAATCTTCAAAATTCTGCCTTTCGCACTTTTCCTGGGATTAATCCTGGGTCTGTCTTCCTGTTTTAACGACGATTGTCAGCAAACACGCACGTTCTACCGATATGACCCTGTATACAAAACCCATAAGCAAATTATCGAAGGACTTGAACTCAATGCAAGCAGAGAACTGGAAACACCCGGAAAAATATACGTTTATGATCAAATCCTCTTAATAAATGAGCCAAAAGTAGGAATACATATTTTCGATAATTCAAATCCATCCCATCCTGCAAAAATTAATTTTATTTCAATTCCGGGAAATGTTGACCTGGCTGTCAGGGAAAATATTCTATATGCAGACAGCTATATAGATTTACTTGCAATAAATATTCAATCTCCACAAAATCCAATCCTGGTGTGCAGATTGGAAAATGTCTTTGCGCCCATATTTAATGATCCTGCAAGAGGACTTTTGGTAGATTATACGCCAACGCAGGAAACAATCACCCTAGATTGCAATGCAACTAACTTCAATAGAATCAACTTTTTTGAAGGTGATGTTTTTTTCAGTGCAGACAAAACCGCAAACGGAAGCAACGGAGGAAATGCTGCAATTGGAATTGGTGGTTCAATGGCCAGATTTACCATTTGGTCCGATTTTCTTTATACAGTTGATCAGTCACAATTGTATAGCTTTAATATTCAAGCTCCCTGCCCTACTCTACTCAATAAAAATCAAATTGGCTGGAATATTGAAACCATCTATCCATACCAAGATAAATTATTTATTGGGTCAGCCAATGGAATGTTCATTTTTGAATTGACAAATCCGGCCTCACCTAAATTAGCAGGAAGTCTGGAACATTGGCGGTCCTGCGATCCGGTAGTCGTTCAGGAAAATCTTGCTTATGTGACCCTTCATGGGGGAACAGAGTGCGGAGGTTATTCGAATCAATTGGACATTATTGATGTGAGCAATATTTATGTGCCTAAACTTTTGAAGACCTATCCATTGGTAAGACCTCTTGGCCTATCAGTATACGAAAAATACTTATTTGTCTGTGATGAGGCCTTGAAAATATTCAATGTTGAAAAATGGCAAGACATCATTTTAATAAAACAAATAAATCACAGCAGTCCTTACGATCTCATCATCAATCCTGAAGAAAAGACACTCATTCTGGTCAGTAGTAAGGGAATTTTTCAATACGATATTTCCTTCCCCGAAAACCCACTCTTGCTAAGTACCATTCTTTCTATCCATTAAAATAAAATTGCAATGCTCCGTTTAAATAAATTAATTGCCTGGATATTTATAAGCAATTCCATCTGGTTGGCAGGATGTTGTAAAATTGAACCCGAAGAACAATTGTTCATTTTTGGTAGATATTTCGGAGAATGTATAGGTGATTGCTGTACTTTTTATAAGCTCACCGACCATACACTTTTACCGGATGTTGAAGACTATTTTAATAATAAGAAGATAAATTTCTCCCATCATCCACTCCCAGAAATAAAGGAAAATCTGGCTCGCGATTTATTCAAGGATTTTCCGACAAGTCTTTTTAATATCAAAGAGCCAGTCATTGGATGTCCTGATTGCGCCGATCAGGGTGGATATTATTTGGAAATAGTGAAAGAAGGAATAAACTACTCCTGGAATATAGATAAATGGTCACCGGATACAGATGCAATTGTAAAATCATATCTTGACAAAATTGACGTCACCTTAATTCAACTAAGAAACTAAAAAAGATGTACCGGTTACTCTATTTCACTTTTTATTTGCTGTTAACCTTGAATACAAAGGCACAGACCCTAACTTCATACAGCAAAATATATTATGTGGATGGTTCGATATTAATTGGTGAAATCAGCTCCTGGAGTAAAGATACGGTAGAGATAATTTTGGCAAATGCCGCAAAAATACCCATCCCAAGAAATTTAATAAAAAGAATTGTCCACAAGGAAACCAATCCAGGGGTCATGCAATTCAGCAGAAAAGGATATTATTGTAAACTAAATTTTGGAATCAATTTTAATCAAAATGTGAATGATAATTTCATTGGGACTGTTTTACATTTTTCGACAGGGTATGTATTGACCCGAAACTGGTCAGTTGGAATTACTTCGGGTCTGGAAAAATATAATTTAATTGCACCCCACCAAATCATTCCACTTGGAATAGAAATTCAATATTCACCCACAGTTAAATTACCCCATTTATATGTAAACCTTCGTTCAGGTTATGGCTTCGCATACATCCCGAACAATCAAAGCGGTGATTGGTCAGGACATGGTGGATTAATGATTCATCCAGCGCTTGGATGGAGGTATAAAATATCGAAATATACAGATTTCCATGTTGACTTTGGTATGCAAACTCAGCAAGCTTTCTTTACACAAAGAAATTTATGGATAGGCGCTGAAAAGGATGAATATAAATTGAATTACAAAAGACTTATATTTAGGCTGGGAATTAACATTTGACCGATCTGCAAAATGAATTCAGAACCCAATGAAAAAGTTTTAGTATCAGGATGCATCAACAATGATCGCAAGTCTCAGGAAATCCTGTACAGAACTTATTTCACAAGCATGTACAACATGTGCAGGTATTACACACAGGATGATGACCGGGCTAAAGAAATTCTCAACATTGGTTTTCTCAGAGTCTTTCAGAAAATTCAGCTTTATAGATTTGAAGGCACACTGGAGTCCTGGATCAGAAAACTGATCTACCATGTGTGCATGCGTGAGCTGACTAAAAAAGATGAACTGCATAGTCTGGAGTCGATCACAGACAGTGAACAACAAAGTCATGACTACACACTGGAAAAAATGTTCCACACTGAAATTTTGGAATTGATCGAAACTCTGCCACCTGCTTCCGCCAATGCCTTCATGCTTTTTGCAAATGGATATTCTCATCTCGAAATTTCTAAAAAACTCAACATCAGTGTAGGCACCTCAAAATGGCATATTTCTTCTGCCCGAAAGCAGTTACAAACCTTAATCGAAAACTATTATGAAAAATCATTCAAAATATAAACAACTCGAAGATGAAGGCTGGCTATCCATGCAAAAGTCTCTGGATGTACATATGCCGGTCAAGAAAAACAGAAGGTTTATCCTTTGGTACTTTCTATTTCTTGGAGCCTTGGGAAGTGCTTTCTTATTGCCACATTTATTCTCAAGTCTATCCAAATCTAATCCTGCAAAATCCATTCACCACATTACACCATCACAAGAGCATAACCAAATTACAGATGCCCATAATTTAAACGAATCATCCAATGTAGAAATCAAAACACAGCAATTAAGTCAAGTCAAGAAAAAATCAATAGTAGAGATTCAAAATAAACAAAATGGAAATTCATTTAATGAATCGAATAAGGAAATTAAAAATATTCCACTTACCCATAATGAATCGTTAGCCTCCGAATACCAAAACAAAACCAAATTCAAGGATATATATCCACTTCCAACAGAAACCAAAATTCATTCAAATATTCCAAATTTGAATTTGCTGAAATCTAAAATCTGCCTTCTACCTTTGGATGCAACAAATATTTATTTGGAAAATAAAATAAACCCTCGTTTTACCAAATCTACACAAAAAACAAATTTTGAATTTGGGCTTCTCACAGGTTTTCAATACAACCCCGATTCACGTGCTTATTCCGTTCATTTTGGATCCATTTTAGAAAGGAAAATTAATAGTTCATTTTCTGTAAAAATTAGTCCGTTTTTAGAATACCAAACCGGCGATTTCTTGCTGATGAACACCTCAGAGTTCACTGCACTTTTGGACAATCGTGACAGCTTAAGTAACATATTATTTAATTTAGACAGTAAGTCAAACACTTCTTCTCCAAATAATGACAACCTTACTGAATTGCTTTCAACCACTGATTACAGGGAACAACTTTATCACATTCATTTACCCATTCAACTGAGCTATAACTGGTATAAAAAATGGACTTCTGAAATCGGATTCAACATGATTTTACCACTGGCGAAAACAGTATTCAACGGAAGTAAAACTGAACTGGTACAAATTAAAAACAACAGCTTGTTTGTAAGAAAACAAAGTAAGGTTAATTTCCTGATGCAAATTGGTTTGACTGCTCCGGTTTACAAAAACTTTTCAATAAATACCGGAGTATCGTTTCCAGTTTCATTTTCAAAGAGCCATGCTGACTTATTAGAAAGCACCACCGGTCAAACACCATCAAACAATGCTCCGGTTAACATCATCACACAGACCCAATTGAGGGCAAGTCTGATTTATAAATTCGGAAGAATTAATTAATGTTTAGGCTTGGGAAGAATTACGTGCATTTTAATTGGTACTGCTTTAAATTACCGTAATGTTTGACGCTGGGAAGCTTCAAACAACCATGGTTATTTCGAGCCTCTCAGCTTGAAATTTACGTAGACTTTGTTGGGTACTACTTTTAATCACCGTAATGCTTGACGCTGGGAAGCTTCAAACAACCATGTAACAATTCTCTAATTTTCTCATTCTCAAATTCTCTCATTCTCAAATTCTCTTACTAGCCGCTTTCGCGGTGCCTTCACTTATCGTGCTGTCGCACGATACTCTGCTGAAGCAGAGATCGTTCAGTTATCTCTAATTCTCTAATTTCCCCAAACATTGTCTACAACTGCGACGAACATTTAGGACAACCCTGGTTATTTCGAGCTTCCTAGCTTGAAATTTACGTAGACTTTGTTGGGCACTACTTTTAATCACCGTAATGTTTGACGCTAGGAAGCTTCAAACAACCATGGTTATTTCGAGCCTCCCAGCTTGAAATTTACGTAGACTTTGTTGGGTACTACTTTTAATCACCGTAATGTTTGACGCTAGGAAGCATCAAACAACCATGGTTATTTCGAGCCTCCCAGCTTGAAATTTACGTAGACTTTGTTGGGTACTACTTTTAATCACCGTAATGTTTGACGCTAGGAAGCATCAAACAACCTTGGTTATTTCGAGCTTCCAAGCTTGAAATTTACGTAGACTTTGTTGGGTACTACTTTTAATCACCGTAATGTTTGACGCTAGGAAGCATCAAACAACCTTGGTTATTTCGAGCTTCCAAGCTTGAAATTTACGTAGACTTTGTTGGGTACTACTTTTAATCACTGTAATGTTTGACGCTAGGAAGCATCAAACAACCCGGTTATTTCGAGCTTCCCAGCTTGAAATTTACGTAGACTTTGTTGGGTACTACTTTTAATCACCGTAATGTTTGACGCTAGGAAGCATCAAACAACCTTGGTTATTTCGAGCTTCCTTCTGTTGGCGCAAGTCTCCGACTTGTGCCCTAGTTGTTATACCATATCCCATGAAGGGATTAGCACATCATTACCTTCTTCTGTTGGCGCAAGTCTCCGACTTGTGCCCTGGTTATTCTAATGAACCTATGTATAACAATAATTGAACCCAATGCATTCCCAAAATCTTCTGTTGGCGCAAGTCTCCGACTTGTGCCCAAGTTGTTATACTATATCCCATGATGGGATTAGCGCATCATTACCTTCACATGGATGAAAGACCCCTGATACATATAATTTATCAGGCTTCATAAACCTTGATAATTTCCTTCGAGATACAAAAACTAAACATGCGTTTTCAGAATGATATCTGAATTACATCCAATAATTAGAAACTATTTATACATCCTCACAAGTTACAGACTTGCGAGAGCAGGGAGCGAGTTAAAAGTCCCGGTTTAAATTTGCGATTTAGTTTAGTACAGCAAAAAGAAAGCATTAATTCTAATGATTTATCCCAATTTGTTTTTTACCAAGTTTATTTATAATAAGATGACTGGCAGATTATCTGTCATTTTTAGAATTTAAATAAATCAATATTGAGAAAATAATTAGGATTTAAAACCCCATATGAAGTATTTTTGAAAAATGTCGCCCTTAACTGTTGCATTCAGCCATGTTTTAAGCATTCTATAAGAATATTTAATAGATACTTTTTGTACATCCTATTAGAAGTATTTTAAGTTTCAGCTAGAATTTATTATTTTTAATCGAAAATTCAAACAGATGAAAAAAATAGTCATTGGCAGCATAGTAGCTGGCTTTATCTATTTTGCCCTTCAATCCATCATGTGGATGGGTGGTTTTCGCAATGACTTCAGTCAATACACCTCCAACAGCAAGGTCATATTGGATGTATTAAACCAAAATTTAACCGGAGACGAACTCTATATAATCCCTCGTTCCAACCCAAATATTCCAACGAAAGAAAAAGAAAAAGAAGAAGAACTTATGACAGAAAAATTGGGTAAGCCCAGGGCCATGATCTTTTATCATCAACAAATGGACGGTATGTCAGTGTCTTATTTACCCCACGGTTTACCGTATGAGCAGCTTTCCGGAATTTTGGTTGCTTTTGTTTTATATTTTGATGCATATGAAAAATATTCTATACGATTTGCAGTTTCCAGCTGCTTTACTCTGATTGGACTATTTCAAGGTATAAAGGATTATATGAATTGGTATTCTTTTCTATGGCATTATATTAAAACTGAAATGATTGACCAACTTTTAGGTTGGGCATTAAGTTCCCTTTTTTGGTTTGCCTGGTATTTTAATAAATCTAATAAATTAATTTTATAAAATTTCAACGAATGAAATATTATTTAACTCTGGCATTATTTTGCTTTTATAATTTAATAGTCAATAGTCAGGAATTGATTATTACACCAACTGCTCCATCTGAACCAACAGGGCAAAGGAATTCAAGTAAAAAAGAATTTGTTGCACACGATGCAAACAACAAACCGGAAGGTGATTGGAGGTTTAAAATTAATACACGTTTTAATGTAACCGAACACGAGAGTCCGGATGTTAAAGCCATTAAAGAACAATGGAATCAAACTAAAAAACAAACTTATAATGGACCAGCTGAGGAACCGGCATTCTTAACACCAGATCCTGTAATTTCAAGAAAATTTGAAGGTCCCTGGATGCTTCACGGCACACCTCCGGATAATTCATTGGCTATCTCTACCAGTGGAAATATTGTTGCCGTTAACAATGATGGAATTGAATATTATAGCTCTACTGGCACATATTTCGCAGGCAAGTATTGGTTTGATTTTTTTACAGGAAATGATATAACCAGTAAACTGTATGACCCTAAAGTAATCTTCGACTCTGATAAAAATCGATTTATTTTAGTTGTACTTCATGGTAGCAAAGCAAATGTTTCAAAAGTATTATTGGCAATTTCTTATTCTGATAACCCACGAAATGATGGTTGGTATTATTATACCCTTGATGGGGATCCAACCAATAGTAATTCCTGGTTTGATTATCCGGGTTTGGGTCAATCAACCAACGATATTGTACTTACCGGCAATCTTTTTAGCGACGATGGCGTTTCAAATGAAAGCATCATTTATCAGATTGACAAAACATCTATATATAACAGAGGTACCATGAAATATTATTATTACTCCGGATTAAGCAATACACCTATCAATGCGTTTTCGCTTTACCCTGTTTCCTATGGATTAAAAGGCAATTACGGTCCGGGAATTTATCTCGTAAATGCAAAATCTGGTGGATCTGATAAATTACGTCTGTGGTATATTGATGATGCGACTACTGGTAACCCAAATCTATCCAGTTATACCATCACGGTACCCGCTTATGCCCCTGGAGGCAATGCCGGACAACTTGGAAGCAATGATGTATTGGATTCTGGAGACAGCAGGATATTAGGTGCTTTTTATCTAAATGGAATTGTACACGTCACTCACAATACCAATGAAGGAAACGGATGGGGATATATTAATTATCATAGAATTACAGTTGAAACTTTAAAAGCACAGTCCAGCACCTTTGGTTTACAAGGAAGTTTTGACTATGCGTATCCTTCCCTTACCTGTTATGCCAAGAATAAAAATGACTTATCCGTAATGATTGGTTTTTTGCGAAGTGGAGATGATATTTATCCACAATTTAGGGTTGTCTTTTGTGATCAGAATATGGATTGGTCTTCTTCCGTTTTAGTCAATTCTGGTGAATCTTATGTTGATCTATTAAATGGAACCACCGAGCGATGGGGTGATTACATCGGCTCTTGTAGGCAATATACTAATTCTACCTACCCAAGAATTTGGATCAATGGATCTTATGGAAGTGATGTGCCGAGTGAAAGTCGTTACGACACTTACCGAAGTGCTATAGCTGAAATTTATACCATTGTTAGTGCAACCGAAAATGATACACACAAAGAATTAAATTCAACTGTTTTTCCAAACCCAGTTAACAATAGTTTTAATTATAGTTTCAATTTAGATGCCGCACAACAAATATCAATTAGACTCTTGGACAATCAAGGAAAAATTGTAAAAGAATTTTACAATGATTTTTTAGTTTCAGGAACTCATAATTTAAGTTTTAGTAAATCCAATTTGACCGCTGGAAATTATTTATTGGAAGTTGTAGGCAATAAAAAATTCAAAGATGAAAAGAAGATTATTATATTTTAGTATTTTATTGGTTGGCATGTTAAATCATTCATGTCAATGGACCAAAAAAAAGACCGCAAGTGGTGTTTCTAATAAGAAAGTAGAAGAGGCGCCAAAGCACAAATCACCGGATCAACATGAAGTTGATAGTATCAAAAACAGTTATAAAAAACATCCTAAATAGTTTATACTTTTTCTCTTAGATATTAATTTAGAATTACAAGTTGAAAAGAATTGCCATCCATTTACTACTATTTTATGTAAATCTAATGTTTGCTCAAAGTAAACACTCCATTGCCTATGTTGGCGCAAGTCTCATATGTTGGCGCAAGTCTCCGACTTGTGCCCAAGTTAGAACCTAAGTATTACAATATTTGAATCTCATGCATTCCCAAAATCTTCTGTTGGCGCAAGTCTCCGACTTGTGCCCAAGTTGTTATACTATATCCCATGATGGGATTAGCACATCATTACCTTCTTCTGTTGGCGCAAGTCTCCGACTTGTGCCCTGGTTATTCTAATGAACCTATGTATAACAATAATTGAACCCAATGCATTCTCAAAATCTTCTGTTGGCGCAAGTCTGCGACTTGTGCCCAAGTTGTTATACTATATCCCATGATGGGATTAGCACATCATTCCCTTCACATGGATGAAAGCCCCCTGATACATACAATGTATCATGCTTCATAAACCTTGATAATTTCCTTTGAGATACTAAAACTAAACATGCGTATTCAGAATGATATCTGAATTACATCTAATAATTAGAAACTATTTATACATACACACAGGTCTCAGACTTGCACAAGCAGGGAGCGAGCAGAGTTCGTCCACACAAGTCTTAGACTTGCGAGAGCAGAGGGACCTGATTAAAACTTAGAAACTCCCAGCGCATAGCTTAACACTTCATGCATGTCTCTTACATAATGAAATTCCAATCCTTTTAAATGATCCGCTTGAATTTCATCAATGTGATTTTTATTCTCAATGCAAAGCATGATGGTTTTTAGACCTGCGCGCTTGGCAGCCAGTACTTTTTCTTTTATTCCTCCTACAGGTAACACTCTGCCACGCAAGGTGATTTCACCGGTCATCGCGAGGTAAGGTTTAATTGGCTTGCCAATTATTGAAGAAGCCACCGCACTCAACATGGTAATTCCTGCAGACGGTCCATCCTTTGGAATGGCCCCTTCCGGTACATGGATGTGGATGTCATTATTTTCAAAATAATCAGGATCAATATTGAGTTCGCTGCTGTGTGATTTGATAAAACTGATGGCGGTCGTTGCTGACTCCTTCATCACATCCCCAAGGTTTCCGGTAAGTATCATTTTACCTTTTCCTTTTGAAATGGTAGTTTCAATATAAAGTATGTCCCCACCCACTCTGGTCCATGCCAATCCGATTGCCACACCAGGAGGTAGATTTTCCTGATACTGGTCATTGTTGTATTTTGCAACACCTAAAATTTCTTTCACATCTTCGACACCAAAATTCACTTGTTTGGCTTTTTCCATGGCTACTTTCAGAGCTGCTTTTCTCATGACAGAAGACAGTTGTCTGCCCAGAGACCTGACTCCGGATTCTCGTGTGTAATCTTCAATTACTTTTTCAATAAGCTTGCTGCTGATTTTTACTTGCTTTGCTTTAAGCCCATGCTCTTCGAGCAAATTTGGAATAAGGTGTTTTACGGCAATGTCCAATTTTTCTTCCATTGAGTATCCCTGAATTTCTATCATTTCCATTCTGTCCAATAAAGCAGGTTGGATTCCACTTAATGAATTTGCGGTGGCGATAAACAATACTTTGGATAAATCATATTCCATCTCCACGTAATTGTCATGGAAGGTAGAATTTTGCTCCGGATCCAGAACTTCCAACAATGCAGACGATGGGTCACCTCTGAAATCTTTTCCCATTTTATCGATCTCATCCAAAATGAAAACAGGATTGGAAGACTTTGATTTTCTAATGGCCTGGATAATCCTTCCGGGCATTGCGCCTATATAAGTTTTACGATGTCCGCGGATTTCTGATTCGTCATGAAGACCACCTAAAGACATCCTTACAAATTTTCTATTCAGAGCTTTTGCAATGGATTTACCCAGGGAAGTTTTTCCTACTCCCGGAGGGCCCACCAGACACAAGATTGGTGCCTTCATGTCTCCTTTCAATTTAAGCACCGCGAGATGTTCAATGATTCTTTCTTTTACTTTTTCAAGCCCATGGTGATCCTTATCAAGAACTTTCCTGATCTTATTCAATTCATATTGATCTTTTGTGTACTCATTCCAAGGCAAATCCACCATCATTTCCAGATAATTCATCTGAACGGAATATTCCGCAACCTGTGGATTCATGCGTTGCAATTTGTTAAGCTCTTTATCAAAATGATCTTTGACAGGCTTTGTCCATTTCTTTTTGCTCGCTTTTTCCTGAAGCTCTTCTATATCCTGTTCCTGTGGATCTTGCCCAAGTTCTTCCTGGATGGTTTTAAGTTGTTGATTGAGGAAATAATCTCTTTGCTGTTTTTCCAAATCAACTCTCACCTTTGATTCGATTTGATCTTTTACTTCCAGCAATTTCAATTCCTGATTCAAATAAATGAGCAGTGTTTCTGCTTTTGTAAAAAGGTTATCATTCTCGAGCAAAGCCTGCTTATCTTCAATGCCTATATTTAAATTTGAACTAATAAAATTTAAAAGAAATCTGTCATTCTCAATATTATGTAAAAGCACTTGCGCTTCATTGGGTATCTGGGGTGACAACTCTACAATTTTTCTTGACTGCTCCTGAATTGATTTAATCATGGCATTGTATTCCATTTTCTTTTCAGGCAAGACATAATT
This region of Candidatus Vicinibacter affinis genomic DNA includes:
- a CDS encoding sigma-70 family RNA polymerase sigma factor; its protein translation is MNSEPNEKVLVSGCINNDRKSQEILYRTYFTSMYNMCRYYTQDDDRAKEILNIGFLRVFQKIQLYRFEGTLESWIRKLIYHVCMRELTKKDELHSLESITDSEQQSHDYTLEKMFHTEILELIETLPPASANAFMLFANGYSHLEISKKLNISVGTSKWHISSARKQLQTLIENYYEKSFKI
- a CDS encoding T9SS type A sorting domain-containing protein encodes the protein MKYYLTLALFCFYNLIVNSQELIITPTAPSEPTGQRNSSKKEFVAHDANNKPEGDWRFKINTRFNVTEHESPDVKAIKEQWNQTKKQTYNGPAEEPAFLTPDPVISRKFEGPWMLHGTPPDNSLAISTSGNIVAVNNDGIEYYSSTGTYFAGKYWFDFFTGNDITSKLYDPKVIFDSDKNRFILVVLHGSKANVSKVLLAISYSDNPRNDGWYYYTLDGDPTNSNSWFDYPGLGQSTNDIVLTGNLFSDDGVSNESIIYQIDKTSIYNRGTMKYYYYSGLSNTPINAFSLYPVSYGLKGNYGPGIYLVNAKSGGSDKLRLWYIDDATTGNPNLSSYTITVPAYAPGGNAGQLGSNDVLDSGDSRILGAFYLNGIVHVTHNTNEGNGWGYINYHRITVETLKAQSSTFGLQGSFDYAYPSLTCYAKNKNDLSVMIGFLRSGDDIYPQFRVVFCDQNMDWSSSVLVNSGESYVDLLNGTTERWGDYIGSCRQYTNSTYPRIWINGSYGSDVPSESRYDTYRSAIAEIYTIVSATENDTHKELNSTVFPNPVNNSFNYSFNLDAAQQISIRLLDNQGKIVKEFYNDFLVSGTHNLSFSKSNLTAGNYLLEVVGNKKFKDEKKIIIF
- the gcvP gene encoding aminomethyl-transferring glycine dehydrogenase, with protein sequence MNPFARHDKFENRHIGTIGADLVDMLKTIGVQSLDQLIEQTVPDGIRLKDPMKIPQALSEFDYLSTLKQIGQKNKLNRSFIGQGYFGTITPSVISRNVFQNPGWYTQYTPYQAEIAQGRLEALLNYQTMVSDLCGLPIASASLLDEGTAAGEAMSMFYHAKEKRNKEESPNVFFVDQRVYDQTLDVLQARAWPKNIKIVVGNVEKEEIPANCFGVLIQYPDKTGAVTDYSGFIAKAKSKGCLVAMATDLLALCMLKSPGELGADVALGNSQRFGVPFGFGGPHAAFFATTEEFKRDMPGRIIGVSIDDHGNRALRMALQTREQHIRREKATSNICTAQALLAIMASMYGVYHGPDGLYAIARRTHDMATSLGNSLTSMGYKLLNEYFFDTLAIKADQSSTAQIKEIAEAHQMNFWYTSEGVQISLDETVTEEELNLITTIFAKASGKNQAAMILPTSGLKIPSTIIRTSEYLTHQIFSINQTESAMMRYIKRLENKDLSLVHSMISLGSCTMKLNAATELIPVSWPEFSDIHPFVPANQAEGYLTMIHELEEYLCQVTGFTACSLQPNSGAQGEFAGLLTIKAYHESRGDHKRNIALIPSSAHGTNPASAVVAGMEVVVTACDENGNIIVEDIKAKASQYKDNLACLMVTYPSTHGVFETSIREICEIIHQQGGLVYMDGANMNAQVGLTSPSAIGADVCHLNLHKTFAIPHGGGGPGMGPICVNDKLKPFLPSHKYFTVNGDKHAVPAVSAAPYGSASILLISYAYIRMLGPDGMTKATKHAILNANYIASRLSGRYKVLYKGENGRVAHELIVDLRPYKDVGVSAEDVAKRFMDYGFHAPTLSFPVAGTIMIEPTESENKEELDRFCEALLAIHDEIDEIARGEYPTENNVLHNAPHTAAIITADEWNKPYSRQKAAYPLPYLHGGLKFWPTVGRVNNAHGDRNLICTCPPIEEYMS